The Eublepharis macularius isolate TG4126 chromosome 8, MPM_Emac_v1.0, whole genome shotgun sequence genome contains a region encoding:
- the LOC129334658 gene encoding granzyme A-like, whose product MGLWSVLSFSAAILFLQMHRGHCANIIGGKESAPHSRPFMVALEGNYFCGGTLIQNNWVLTAAHCNIKKEATAILGAHSLSKKETEKQIFQITRVVAHPKFNSTTKENDIMLLQLNRKAKITQAVKTIKIPRTYEDIKAGTQCLVTGWGITENRGKISDMLREVNVTVIDRRICNDKKHYNSKPVVTMNMVCAGGIKKKRKDACKGDSGGPLVCGGIQRGITSFGEPEKCGYPQYPGVYTRLTKDYIEWIKKITGGNLG is encoded by the exons ATGGGCCTTTGGTCTGTCTTGTCCTTCTCTGCTGCCATTCTTTTCCTTCAAATGCACAGAG GTCACTGTGCAAATATCATTGGGGGAAAAGAATCAGCTCCACATTCAAGACCCTTTATGGTTGCCTTAGAAGGAAATTATTTCTGTGGAGGAACTTTGATCCAAAACAACTGGGTGCTAACAGCAGCTCATTGCAATAT aaagaaggaagcaactgCTATTCTTGGTGCTCACTCCCTATCCAAAAAGGAGACAGAAAAACAGATCTTTCAAATTACCAGAGTGGTTGCCCACCCAAAATTTAACAGCACGACAAAGGAAAATGACATTATGCTTTTGCAG CTTAACAGAAAAGCAAAGATTACTCAAGCTGTAAAAACCATCAAAATTCCCAGAACTTATGAGGATATCAAGGCTGGAACTCAGTGTCTAGTTACCGGATGGGGAATTACTGAAAATAGAGGGAAGATATCTGATATGCTGCGTGAAGTTAATGTCACTGTCATAGACAGACGCATCTGCAATGACAAGAAGCACTATAATTCCAAACCTGTTGTGACAATGAACATGGTGTGTGCTGGTGGTatcaaaaaaaagaggaaagatgcATGTAAG GGTGACTCTGGTGGCCCGTTGGTATGCGGGGGGATACAAAGAGGCATCACTTCTTTTGGTGAACCAGAAAAATGTGGTTATCCCCAGTACCCAGGTGTCTACACTCGTCTCACAAAGGACTATATCGAATGGATTAAGAAAATCACAGGGGGAAATCTAGGTTGA